The following proteins are encoded in a genomic region of Triticum dicoccoides isolate Atlit2015 ecotype Zavitan chromosome 1B, WEW_v2.0, whole genome shotgun sequence:
- the LOC119301224 gene encoding uncharacterized protein LOC119301224, with amino-acid sequence MAGGCKAAIGCVDARVPVRASYVSLYKWPESDAEFVRSVAMARRHRQQPESPAAAGCYSGGSASMRRGAGVDVGGESPRVVDSYSCRQMYLRSYTFSTRKETVPERTMACLGRVRERAAVFPSFLPHRVGGGGSDAGSSFGSSSGGGGQYSGRDQDGRRGTTAGSNGRRKRRRKKKGCAVVRRLQEASCGAVRAIFRRLLACTTTVDVEVAEPPPGR; translated from the coding sequence ATGGCGGGCGGGTGCAAGGCGGCGATCGGGTGCGTGGACGCGCGCGTGCCCGTGCGGGCCAGCTACGTCAGCCTCTACAAGTGGCCCGAGTCCGACGCCGAGTTCGTCCGGTCCGTCGCCATGGCGCGGCGCCACCGCCAGCAGCCGGAGAGCCCCGCTGCCGCCGGGTGCTACAGCGGCGGCAGCGCCAGCATGCGCCGCGGGGCTGGCGTCGACGTTGGTGGCGAGAGCCCGAGGGTGGTGGACAGCTACTCGTGCCGGCAGATGTATCTCCGCAGCTACACCTTCTCGACGAGGAAGGAGACCGTGCCCGAGCGCACCATGGCGTGCCTCGGCCGCGTCCGGGAGCGCGCCGCCGTCTTCCCCAGCTTCCTCCCGCaccgcgtcggcggcggcggatccgacgCCGGAAGCTCATTCGGCAGCTCGAGTGGCGGTGGAGGTCAGTATTCCGGGAGGGATCAAGACGGGCGCCGCGGGACTACTGCCGGCAGCAACGGGAGGAGGAAGcgtcggaggaagaagaaggggtgcGCCGTGGTGAGGAGGCTGCAGGAGGCCTCGTGCGGCGCGGTGCGTGCCATCTTCCGCCGCCTGCTCGCCTGCACCACCACCGTCGACGTCGAGGTCGCCGAGCCGCCGCCCGGCCGGTGA